ATGCGCACCAGGCGCCGCATGCGCATGCGGTGCACCAGCCACCAGGGCAGCCCCAGGCCGCCGACGCAGGCCAGCAGGCGCGCCGGCAGCGGCACCTCGACCGCCTTGACGACGCCGGAAGTAAGCACCAGCGCCGCCACCAGGCAGGCCAGCGAACCGGCCAGGAACTGGCCGACCGACCAGTTGGCGCCGGCCTGCACCAGCAGCGCATCGATGCGCTGCGCCAGCTTGACGCCGTGCAGCACGCGGTCCAGCGCCGGGAAACGGCTGTAGCGGCGCTGCTTGAGGATCGAGATCCGTTCGCCGCTGCGGCCTTGCAGCCCGCCGGACATGATCTGCAGGCGGCGCGCGATGCGGCGCGCGGCCGCGCCGTGGGTGCTCATCCACCACAGGTAGAAGCCCTCGACCGCCAGGATCACGGCCGCGAACACCAGCACCACGAAGCCATAGAACAAGCCGTCCATGGGCGCCCCTTTTAATCAAACAGCCGGTCGGGATCGAAGGAATCGTCGGGGACCGGCACCCCGAACAGCTTGAGGCGGTCGGCGAAGCGCGGCCGCACGCCGGTGGCGCTGAAGTGGCCCAGCACCTTGCCGTCGACGTCGACCCCGCGCTGCTCGAAGCGGAAGATCTCCTGCATCGAGATGATCTCGCCTTCCATGCCGGTGATTTCCTGCAGGCTGACCAGCTTGCGGGTGCCGTCGGTCAGGCGCGAGACCTGCACCACCACCGTCACCGCAGATACGATCTGCTGGCGGATCGCGCGCGGCGTCAGGTTGACGGCCGCCATGCTGACCATGTTCTCGAGCCGCGACAGCGCGTCGCGCGGGGTGTTCGAGTGGATCGTCGCCAGCGAGCCTTCGTGGCCGGTATTCATCGCCTGCAGCATGTCGAGCGCTTCCGGGCCGCGCACCTCGCCCAGGATGATGCGGTCGGGCCGCATGCGCAGCGCGTTGCGCACCAGCGCGCGCTGCGGCACCTCGCCCTTGCCCTCGATATTGGCGGGGCGCGTCTCCAGGCGCACCACGTGCGGCTGGCGCAGCTGCAGCTCGGCCGCGTCCTCGATCGTCACCACCCGCTCGCTGGCCGGGATGAAACCCGAGATCAGGTTGAGCAGGGTAGTCTTGCCGCTGCCGGTGCCGCCCGAGATCAGGATGTTCACCTTGGCCGTGCCCAGGCTTTCCAGCACCCGGATCATGGGCGTGGTCATGCTTTTATAGTCGAGCAGGTTCTGCACCGTCAGCGGGCTGCCGCCGAAGCGGCGGATCGACAGGATCGGGCCGTCGACCGCCAGCGGCGGGATGATCGCGTTCACGCGCGAGCCGTCCGGCAGGCGGGCGTCGACCATCGGGCTCGATTCGTCGACCCGGCGGCCCACGCGCGAGACGATCTTCTCGATGATCTTCATCAGGTGGGCGTTGTCGTGGAAGGTGATCTCGGTCAGCTCCAGCCGGCCGCGGCGCTCGACGTAGACCTTGCTGGCGGTGTTCACCAGGATGTCCGAGATCGAGGGGTCGGCCAGCAGCGGCTCGAGCGGGCCGAAGCCCAGCATCTCGTGCTGGATGTCGAGCACCAGGTGGTGCCGCTCGTGCTGGTTCAGCACGATGCGCTCGTCCTCGATGATGCGCTGGACCAGCAGCGCCAGCTCGTGCTTGAACTGTTCGGCGGTCAGGCGCTTGAGGCGCTCCAGGTCGATCCGGTCGAGGATCATCTGGTGCATCAGCTTCTTGAGCTCCTGGTAGGCCTGGTTCGGCGCATCCTGCAGCTTGGCGCCAGTGCTGCGCTCCTGGCCGCCGAGGGCAAGTCGTTCGCGAAGTGACATGGGCGTCTCCGGCGTGGTTGGCTTAGTAATCCGCGTCCTGGCGCCCGAACAGGCGGTCCAGCAGGCCGCGGCTTTCCTGGACCCGGTGCGCGGTCACCAGCTCGACCATCTCGGACAGGCTGCGCGCGGCGAAGCTCGAGCGCGACAGCTGCAGCACCGGCACGCCCTGGTTCACCGAATCGGTCACCGCGACGTAGTCGTTGGGGAAGGTATGCACCACCTCGCAACCGAGCGCCGCGTGCAGGTCTTGCAGGCGCAGCTTACCGCCCTTCTCGTAGCGGTTGACGATCAGGCGGATATTGTCCAGCGCGTAGCCCAGCGAGCGGAAGATGTCGAGCAGGCGCCGCGCGTCGCGGATGTCGGGCAGCGCCAGCTGCAGCACTGGATAGATGGTGTCGGTCACGTCCAGCGCGCGCAGCGACACCGCGTCGATCTGGCGCCCGACGTCGAGCAGCACGTAGTCGTAGTTCTGGCGCGCCACGCGCAGGATGGTGTCGATGTGCTCCGGCTTGGCCTCCCTGGCGTGGCCCGGGTCGTCGGCCGCGGCCAGCACGCCGAAGCCTGGCGTGACGTGCACCAGGCACGATTCGAGGAAGGGCCCGTCCACGCGCGCGATCTGGGAGCACACGTCGGACATCGTCATGGTCGGCTTCTGGTCCGACACATACAGGGCGGCGTCGCCGAACTGGCCGTGCAGGTCGATCAACAGCACCTTCTTGCCCGCCAGCGTGGCCAGCGCATAGCCGAAATTGGCCGAGATGAAAGTGGCGCCGCTGCCGCCCTTGCAGGCGATGAAGGCCAGTACCTTGCCTTCGCGCAGGCTGGACACACCGGCGGCGGCGGCGATCCGGTCCATCGCCTCGTGGAAGGCGCGGTGCACCAGCGGCAGTTGCAGCAGCTCGCGCACGCCGGCGCGCATCGCGGCAATCAGGAGCTCGGGCTGGTGCTGGTTGGTCAAGAGCATCAGCTGCGAGCCAGGATACTGGCGGCCCAGGCGTTCGAGAAGATTCGCCTCTAGCGGTTCCAGGCCGCTGGCGTCGACGATCACCAGCTGCGGCGGGTCGGGCTCGGGGCGGTCGAGCGCCTCGCGCAGGCTGGCGCGGGTCGCGGCCAGGTGCAGGGGCGGCACCCGCGCCGCGCCCTGCGAGGCCAGTTCCGCGTACAGGTGGCTGTCGCGGCTGATCAGGAGCGCGCGCATGGCAGCCCCCGGCAGTAAGGTTGCGTGCTGGCTGGGCGCGCGTCCATCACTGGTCCACCATCGCCGCCGGCTGGCCCTCGGGCCGGGCGAACGAGCGCTGGTAGTTGTCGATGGCGGAGCGCGCGGCGCGGCCGTCGAGGCCCAGGGCCGGATTGCGGCTGGCGCCGGCGGCCGGGTCGAGCACCTGGGCCGCCAGGTTGCTGCGGGTGGCGTCGCCGAAGCGGCTGTCCCAGTCCGGCGTGGTCGAGACGCAGCCCGGCGCCGTGCAGGCGAGCAGCGCCAGCGCCGCCCATCGTGTATATGTGGTTCGCATCATGGTTCCCCTATTGCAGTTCGAAGCCTGCGGCGGTCGGCTTCGGCGCCGGCGCGGATGGCGCAACCGGCGGCGTGGCGGCGCGCTCGCCTTCCAGCCGCCCGCCCAGCATCAGGCCGGCGCGCGACGGCACGGCATGGCCGTCGGTGGGCAGCACGTGGCTGCCGCCCGGCAGCGGCTTGACCAGGCGCGCCGTGATCACGAACACCAGCTCGGTGCGGTCCTGCTGGTAGTCGGTGCTGCGAAACAGCGCGCCCAGCACCGGCACTTCGCCCAGCCCAGGCAAGCCCTTCATGTTGGCGATCAGGTTGTTGCGCACCAGGCCGCCGATCGCGAAGCTCTGGCCGTCGTACAGCTGCACCGTGGTGCTGGCGCGGCGCGTGGTCACCAGCGGCATGATGGCGGTGCCGTTGATGCCGGCGGCGGTGATGCCGATCCCCTCGCGCGACAGCTCCGACACTTCGGGCGACACCTTCAGGTTGATGCGCCCGCCCGCCAGCACGGTCGGGGTAAAGCGCACGCCGACCCCGAATTCCTTTTCTTCCAGGGTCACGCGGTCGTCGTCCTGCGACACCGGGATATAGAATTTGCCGCCGGCCAGGAATGAGCCTTCCTGGCCGCTGATGGCCAGCACGTTCGGTTCGGCCAGGATGCGCACCAGGCCATCGAGCTTGTCGGCCTCGATGCCGAAGCGGTTGCCGTTGGTCTTGATGCCGGACAGGCCGCCGCGCGCCAGGCCGCTCAGGAAGTCGGTGGCCAGCGTGGTAGTCCAGCTGCCGGAGCCGAAACTGAAGCGGGCGCCGGTCTCGAGCCGCTCGAGCAGGGTGCGCGAGACTTCGGCCACCTTGACCTCGAGCTGCACCTGCTGCGGCGCGCTGACCGCCAGCAGGTTGACCACCCGGGTGCCGGCGCTGCCGGCGCCGCTGGCGCCGGCGCGGCCGACCACGATCACGCCGTCGGTCTCGTTTTCCTTGTCGGCCGCCGGCAGCTGGCGCAGCGGCCGGCGCACGTAGGCGCCGGCCAGTTCCACCGCGCGCTGCACGGCGGCGGCGTCGCTGACGGTGCCGGTCAGGACCAGGCTGTCGTTGGCGGCCATCACCTTGATGTCGTTCTCCTCCGGCAGCGCGGCCTTGAGCGTGGCTTCCAGTCCGCTCGGGTCCATCGCGATCGTGATGTCGATCACGCTGCACAAGCCGCTGCGGCCCTGCACGATCATATTGGTGCTGCCGACGTCGACGCCGGCGATGTACAGGGTGTCGGGCGCGACCAGCATGGCCTGCACCACGGCCGGGTTGCCGACGCTGCGCCGGGCGACCTTTTCGGGCAGGCGCAGCATGGTCGACTTGCCCATCTGGAGCGCCATCGTGGCCGGGCGCGCGGCCTCTCCGCGGCAGCCCTGCTCGACGATGGACGCGGCACTGGCGCTGCCCAGGAAGGCGCCAGCAACGGCAACGGTGCGCACTATGATCTTGAGGTGATTCATGATCGGTCCAGTCGTGGTCAGAAGCATTCCTGCGACGCGTGCAGGCCATTGATGACGGCGATGCAGTCGCGCCTGGGCGGGCTCGGTGCGCGCACCTGCTGCACGCGCGGCCGCGGCGGGGCGCGCACCACCGGCGGCGGCGCGGCCGCAACAAGCGCGGGCAGCAGGTTTTCCTTGGTCGCGCCGAGGGTGGCGGCGGCGGCCGGGTCGACCTGATTGCGCAGCGCCAGCGACAGGGTGCCGACGCTGCGCGCCAGGTCCAGCTTTTCGGCCTCGCTCGGCGTGACCTCGAGCGTGACGGCATTGACCACCTTGGGCTTGGTCTCGTCGCGGCTGACTTCCTGGGCCACCGCCAGCACCAGGATCCGCTCCAGCACGATCTTCGAGATGCTCTGTTCGCGCGCCCGCGGCGCGTTCGGGTCGGGCATGGTCTCGGTGCTGACGATGATGTCGACGTAGTTGCCCGGCAGCGTGAAGCCGGCCACGCCGACCACGTCGTTGACGCGCACCGTGATCGCGCGCTTGCCCTCGGCGATCAGGGCCGACAGGCCGCCCAGGGTGCCGGCCGGGGCCAGCTTGGCTTCGCTGATCGGCTCCCCCGCCAGCAGGCTGCTGCGCAAGACCCGCCCGCCCAGCGCCAGCGGATCGGTGAAGGCGCCCTTGGGCACGCTGTCGGCCGGCCAGTCGACCAGCTTGAACATCTCGGGCGTCAGGCGCTGCCCGATATCGACGTCGGCCCGGGCGACGACGATCCGGCCGGAGCCCCCGCCCGGGGCATTGAGCAGCCAGCTTGCCGCCAGCGCCACCGCCAGCAGGCCCAGCACCACCGCCAGTGCCATCATGATCACGGCACGCTTGTTCTTCATCGCCCATCTCCTTCCTTGTCGATGCCAGTCGCCGCCGCGGGGGACAGGGAAGGCAGCGCGGGCGGCAGGGCGCTGGCCCCGAACAGGCTGCTCCAGGCCTGGACCAGGCCGTCCACGTCGCAGCGCGGGGCGCGGCCGGCGAAGCCGGCGAAATCGGCGATCCGTCCCATCAGCTCGTGCGGCCAGGCGGCCAGCAGCGGGCGCCGGGTACGGCGATGCAGTTCGTCGACCAGGTAGTCGAGCGCGGCTTCGTCGACCTCGATGCGGCGCAACCGCGCCTGGCGCCGCAGCAGCGCGCGGTAGCTGGCTTCGGACAGCGGCCCGACCGGGATGCGGTAGCCGATGCGGCGCAGGCAGGCGTCGTCCAGCACCGATTCCGGCGCCAGGCTGGTGGCCAGCACCAGGCCGACGTCGAACGGCAGCGCGTGGCTCGGGCCGTGCGGCACCGTCACATGGTCTTGCCCGGCCTCGAGGGCGCCGAGCCAGCGGTGCAGCAGCTCGCCGGCCGGCACCCGCTGGCGGCCCAGGTCGTCCAGCACCAGCAGGCCGTTATTGGCCAGGATGTGGGGCGGCGCGCGCAGCACGCCGCTGGCGGCGTCCACCCGCAGCTCCAGCATGTCGCGCGCCAGTTCGGCGCCCACGTGCACCAGCGGCCGCTGCGACAGGGCCCAGCGCGCGTCGACGCTGCGCCGCTCTTCCAGCGCGCGCAGCTGCAGCGGCGCCGGATGCAGGGCCGGGTCGTGCAGCTGGACGATCTCGTGGTTGACCAGCACCGCGTACGGCACCGCGATCGGGTCCTGGCGCAGGCGCGCGAACTTGCAGGCCAGCGTGGTCTTGCCGCTGCCGGACGGTCCGTACAGCAGCAGCGGCCGGCTCGAATACAGGGCCGCGCCGATCAGTTCGCGCGCCGCCGGTTCCAGGCCGTCGCCGTCGAGCACCGCCTCGAGTTCGGCGCGCGCCACGCGCGGCGCTTCAAGCCGCCGCTGCGACTGGTGCGCCACCATGGCGCGCCAGGCCGCCAGCGTCACCGGCGCCGGGCCGGCATAGCGCGATTCGGCCTGGTGCTCGGCCGCCGCGCGCGCGCCGGCGGCGCTGAGCTGGTAGTGCACGTCGATATCGGTCTCGCCCGCATAGGCGACTTCGGCCTGCCCGCCGGCGACCAGGCCCTGCAGCACTTCGCGTACCACGCTGACCGACAGCCGCAGGCGGCCGGTGAGGCGCGACAGCGGCGTCTTGCCGCCCGGGTGCAGGACCTTGAGCACCAGCCCCGTCACCAGGCGCGGATCGAGCCCGGTGTCGCGCACGGTGCGCGGCTGGCGCGGCAGCACGGCGGCCACGTCGCCATCCTCGGATGTCGCGCAAGCCCCGGACGCGGACGCCAGCGCGTCGCTCCCGGCGGCGGCCGCGGTGGCCGACAAGATTCCCATCATGCACCCTCCTGCTCATGAAGATGTTTTGAAAAACCTTGATTTGATTCTAGCGAGCGGCCTCATCAGGCACTTGATACCTGACAAAGGCCCGACCCGCGCTTCATAACAGCGGCCGGTCCGCGTAGCGCCCGACCAGCAGCGCGATGGTGCCGGCCGCGATCGCCACGCCATACGGAATCGCGCCGGCGCTGGGCTGGCCGCCGGCGCCGCCGATGGCGGGTTGAGGTCCGCGCGGCAGGCGCAGCAGGGTGGGCCGCACGATCGCCCACAGATTGGCCAGCACCATGCGCAGCCGGCCCTTGACGATGACGACGGCGAGCGCCATCACGCCGCCGACGCACCAGGCCAGGATCGCGATGCGCAGCGCGTCGCCGGGACCGGCGAAGGCGCCGACCGCGGCCATCATCTTGACGTCCCCGGCAGCCATGCCGCGGACCAGGTAAAAGGGAAGGAAGATCGCCAGTCCGGTGGCTGCGCCACCCAGCCAGGCGAGCAGTCCCGCCAGCGGTTGCGGCGACAGCAGGTGCAGGACCAGGGCGCCGAGCATGCCGGCGGCCAGCAGCCGGTTCGGGATGCGCCGGCTCTCGAGGTCCTTGACCGCCGCCGCCGTCACCATCAGCAGCAGCAGCGTATCGAGGTAATGGGCGACAACCATGAGCGGACTCCTCGACAAAAAAAGCCCCGGGGGCCAGGCCAGAACAAGCCCTCCCCTGGGGCGGAACCCCAAAAAGCCCCCCGGGGCCGAACCGCGTCCCGGGGGGCAGGCCGATTACGGAGCCGACGGCGTTTCGAACTGGTCGCGGATGTACTCGAAGGCCAGCCTGATTTCTTCGCCGACTTCGCCGGCGACACCGGCCATCACCACGCCGATGAGGGCGGCGATCAGGCCATACTCGATGGCAGTCACACCGTTCTCGTCAGCGAAAAAGGCTTTGATGGCGGAGGTAATCGTGCTCATGACAAACTCCTTATAGATAGTTGAGAAAATACTGGCGGCGACTGGGCCCCGTCGCTACTGCTGTGTTACGTTTGCCAGTGAGTTCACTGTACCGATTAGTGCCGCACAGCAAGTTGACCACCCACAACTTTTCCATGCGGAAATTCATCCTTCTGATAAGAAACAAACTCCGCGGGCGATGTGTCACGCCACGTACGGATACGAATAAAAATTGTTAAGAATAGTTGCCGGTAATACAAAAAGGCATTATGCTGTTTTGCTTGACTGCTGAAAAACACGGCATCGCGCGTGCTCTCCCGGTTACTCTTCTTGCTTGGCCTGACAACGACACATGGATTCCCTGCTGCGACACATGGTGGACATGACCGGCCACCGCGATCACACCATGCTGGACATCTCCGTGATTTCGGCGGTCCAGGAACTGTCCGGCGCCGCCCGCACCCGGGTGCTGGCCATCGCCAGCGTCGGCGAACAGTATTTCGTGCGCTCGCGCGCCTGCATCCATGCCGGCAGCGTGGCCTGCCCCGAGGAACCCCAGGACAGCGGTCCCGGCGAACCGATCGCACTCTATCCCGAACTCGAAGCCTGCCTGCGGCGCCACGACACGCGCGCCGAGAGCATCGGCGCCGACGGCCTGCGCTGCCTGTGGCTGCCGATCTGGTTCGGCGACAAGGCCGACACCTGCCTCGAGATCGTGCACGCCGATCCGTTCACGCCGGAAGCGCTGTACATGGTCAACGGGATCGTCAGCGTCTACCGCAACTTCCAGAACCTGCTCGACTACAGCGAGCGCGACTCGCTCACGGGCCTGCTCAACCGCAAGACCTTCGACGACCAGCTGGCGCGCATGCTGCACGCCGCCGACAGCGACGCCGCCAGCCACGGCCAGGCCGAGCGGCGCCAGACCAACGGCGAAGAAAAGCAGTGGCTGGCGGTGATCGACGTCGACCACTTCAAGGGCGTCAACGACCGCTTCGGCCACCTGTACGGCGACGAGGTGCTGATCCTGATCGCCAACCTGCTGCAGTCGTCGTTCCGCGCCCAGGACCGGGTGTTCCGCTTCGGCGGCGAGGAATTCGTGGTGCTGCTGCGCTCGACCAACCTGGAGAATGCGCGGCGCATCATCGAGCGCTTCCGGGCCGATGTCGAAAGCCACGACTTTCCGCAGGTGGGCCGGGTCACGGTCAGCATCGGCTTCACCAGCGTCAGCGCCGCCGACTCGCCGGTGGTCACGCTCGGCCACGCCGACCAGGCCCTGTACTACGCCAAGGCCCACGGCCGCAACCGCGTGTGCCACTACGAAGAGCTGGTCGCGGGCGGCCTGCTGCAGACGGTGGCGGTCAACGATACCGCCGAATTTTTCTAGGAATCCGCGCTAGCACAGCGCGAACATCCCGAGCAGCTCGAGGGCCGCTTCGGGACGCAGCATGCGCGCCAGCGCCCAGCCCAGCGCCAATGCGAACGGCAGCAGCATGAGGGCATGTCTCCAACGCGGCTTCATGCGGGCCGCGCCCCCGCGATCGGCGCCGGCGCTTCGCTCAGCGGCCAGTGCAGGGCCGTCGCCAGCAGGCCGATGGCGACCGTGGCGCCCCACACCAGGTCGTACGAACCGGTGGCGTCGAACACCAGTCCCCCCAGCCACACGCCGCAGAAGCTGCCGGCCTGATGGCCCAGGAATATCAGCCCGAACATGGTGGCCAGGCAGCGCACCCCGAACACGCCGGACACGACACCAGGTTTTGCATCGCCAGCACGAAGGCGACGTCGGCGCGGCTGGCGCCGCTGGCCACCGCCAGCGGCACCAGGGCCAGCGGGGACAGCGGATTGAAACGGATCGATGTCGGCATGGCGGCTTCTCGCGAGTGGTGGAGCGGAACTCTGGTCAGGGCTCGGTGTCTGAAACCACGTAAGCCGGTAAGCCGCAGCACTATTGAATTGCTTTTCCATTCCGCGAAAACCAAGCGGAAGAACGAGAGTGTACGAATGGGAACGTCAAATCAGCTTCTTGCCAACTTACTTGTGAAAGACGGCTCGCAACCAGCGTCATCGCGACGCATGCTGCGCTACCCGTGGCGAGTCTGGTGGCAACGCCAGGCACTGCCACCGGCGTTTTGC
This portion of the Telluria beijingensis genome encodes:
- a CDS encoding CpaF family protein, which encodes MSLRERLALGGQERSTGAKLQDAPNQAYQELKKLMHQMILDRIDLERLKRLTAEQFKHELALLVQRIIEDERIVLNQHERHHLVLDIQHEMLGFGPLEPLLADPSISDILVNTASKVYVERRGRLELTEITFHDNAHLMKIIEKIVSRVGRRVDESSPMVDARLPDGSRVNAIIPPLAVDGPILSIRRFGGSPLTVQNLLDYKSMTTPMIRVLESLGTAKVNILISGGTGSGKTTLLNLISGFIPASERVVTIEDAAELQLRQPHVVRLETRPANIEGKGEVPQRALVRNALRMRPDRIILGEVRGPEALDMLQAMNTGHEGSLATIHSNTPRDALSRLENMVSMAAVNLTPRAIRQQIVSAVTVVVQVSRLTDGTRKLVSLQEITGMEGEIISMQEIFRFEQRGVDVDGKVLGHFSATGVRPRFADRLKLFGVPVPDDSFDPDRLFD
- a CDS encoding AAA family ATPase, producing the protein MRALLISRDSHLYAELASQGAARVPPLHLAATRASLREALDRPEPDPPQLVIVDASGLEPLEANLLERLGRQYPGSQLMLLTNQHQPELLIAAMRAGVRELLQLPLVHRAFHEAMDRIAAAAGVSSLREGKVLAFIACKGGSGATFISANFGYALATLAGKKVLLIDLHGQFGDAALYVSDQKPTMTMSDVCSQIARVDGPFLESCLVHVTPGFGVLAAADDPGHAREAKPEHIDTILRVARQNYDYVLLDVGRQIDAVSLRALDVTDTIYPVLQLALPDIRDARRLLDIFRSLGYALDNIRLIVNRYEKGGKLRLQDLHAALGCEVVHTFPNDYVAVTDSVNQGVPVLQLSRSSFAARSLSEMVELVTAHRVQESRGLLDRLFGRQDADY
- a CDS encoding type II and III secretion system protein family protein, whose protein sequence is MNHLKIIVRTVAVAGAFLGSASAASIVEQGCRGEAARPATMALQMGKSTMLRLPEKVARRSVGNPAVVQAMLVAPDTLYIAGVDVGSTNMIVQGRSGLCSVIDITIAMDPSGLEATLKAALPEENDIKVMAANDSLVLTGTVSDAAAVQRAVELAGAYVRRPLRQLPAADKENETDGVIVVGRAGASGAGSAGTRVVNLLAVSAPQQVQLEVKVAEVSRTLLERLETGARFSFGSGSWTTTLATDFLSGLARGGLSGIKTNGNRFGIEADKLDGLVRILAEPNVLAISGQEGSFLAGGKFYIPVSQDDDRVTLEEKEFGVGVRFTPTVLAGGRINLKVSPEVSELSREGIGITAAGINGTAIMPLVTTRRASTTVQLYDGQSFAIGGLVRNNLIANMKGLPGLGEVPVLGALFRSTDYQQDRTELVFVITARLVKPLPGGSHVLPTDGHAVPSRAGLMLGGRLEGERAATPPVAPSAPAPKPTAAGFELQ
- the cpaB gene encoding Flp pilus assembly protein CpaB produces the protein MKNKRAVIMMALAVVLGLLAVALAASWLLNAPGGGSGRIVVARADVDIGQRLTPEMFKLVDWPADSVPKGAFTDPLALGGRVLRSSLLAGEPISEAKLAPAGTLGGLSALIAEGKRAITVRVNDVVGVAGFTLPGNYVDIIVSTETMPDPNAPRAREQSISKIVLERILVLAVAQEVSRDETKPKVVNAVTLEVTPSEAEKLDLARSVGTLSLALRNQVDPAAAATLGATKENLLPALVAAAPPPVVRAPPRPRVQQVRAPSPPRRDCIAVINGLHASQECF
- a CDS encoding ATP-binding protein, with protein sequence MMGILSATAAAAGSDALASASGACATSEDGDVAAVLPRQPRTVRDTGLDPRLVTGLVLKVLHPGGKTPLSRLTGRLRLSVSVVREVLQGLVAGGQAEVAYAGETDIDVHYQLSAAGARAAAEHQAESRYAGPAPVTLAAWRAMVAHQSQRRLEAPRVARAELEAVLDGDGLEPAARELIGAALYSSRPLLLYGPSGSGKTTLACKFARLRQDPIAVPYAVLVNHEIVQLHDPALHPAPLQLRALEERRSVDARWALSQRPLVHVGAELARDMLELRVDAASGVLRAPPHILANNGLLVLDDLGRQRVPAGELLHRWLGALEAGQDHVTVPHGPSHALPFDVGLVLATSLAPESVLDDACLRRIGYRIPVGPLSEASYRALLRRQARLRRIEVDEAALDYLVDELHRRTRRPLLAAWPHELMGRIADFAGFAGRAPRCDVDGLVQAWSSLFGASALPPALPSLSPAAATGIDKEGDGR
- a CDS encoding A24 family peptidase gives rise to the protein MVVAHYLDTLLLLMVTAAAVKDLESRRIPNRLLAAGMLGALVLHLLSPQPLAGLLAWLGGAATGLAIFLPFYLVRGMAAGDVKMMAAVGAFAGPGDALRIAILAWCVGGVMALAVVIVKGRLRMVLANLWAIVRPTLLRLPRGPQPAIGGAGGQPSAGAIPYGVAIAAGTIALLVGRYADRPLL
- a CDS encoding Flp family type IVb pilin; this encodes MSTITSAIKAFFADENGVTAIEYGLIAALIGVVMAGVAGEVGEEIRLAFEYIRDQFETPSAP
- a CDS encoding GGDEF domain-containing protein; this translates as MDSLLRHMVDMTGHRDHTMLDISVISAVQELSGAARTRVLAIASVGEQYFVRSRACIHAGSVACPEEPQDSGPGEPIALYPELEACLRRHDTRAESIGADGLRCLWLPIWFGDKADTCLEIVHADPFTPEALYMVNGIVSVYRNFQNLLDYSERDSLTGLLNRKTFDDQLARMLHAADSDAASHGQAERRQTNGEEKQWLAVIDVDHFKGVNDRFGHLYGDEVLILIANLLQSSFRAQDRVFRFGGEEFVVLLRSTNLENARRIIERFRADVESHDFPQVGRVTVSIGFTSVSAADSPVVTLGHADQALYYAKAHGRNRVCHYEELVAGGLLQTVAVNDTAEFF